From one Pseudomonas sp. MYb118 genomic stretch:
- the modC gene encoding molybdenum ABC transporter ATP-binding protein: protein MIHTRLKLNYSGFALDVDLQLPGRGVTALFGHSGSGKTTCLRCIAGLERAEQGFVQVNDEVWQDSEKQIFVPPHKRAIGYVFQEASLFPHLSVLANLEFGLKRIAKAQRKVDMAHATQLLGIGHLLDRHPQHLSGGERQRVGIARALLTSPQLLLMDEPLAALDAKRKSEILPYLQRLHDELDIPVLYVSHSRDEVARLADHIVLLGEGKAVASGPIVETLARLDLPLAQGDDAGVVIEGQVSAYDDDYQLLTLQLPGSTLSIRVAHTPMAVGQALRGKVQARDVSLSLQSAEQSSILNRLPVTVVSETPADNAAHVLIRLEAAGTPLLARITRFSRDQLQVHPGQQLWAQIKAVAVLA from the coding sequence ATGATTCACACGCGTTTGAAGTTGAACTACTCGGGCTTCGCCCTGGATGTCGATTTGCAATTGCCCGGCCGTGGCGTCACCGCGCTGTTCGGTCATTCGGGCTCCGGCAAGACCACCTGCCTGCGCTGCATCGCCGGCCTGGAACGGGCCGAACAGGGTTTTGTCCAGGTCAACGATGAAGTCTGGCAGGACAGCGAAAAGCAGATTTTCGTACCACCGCACAAACGCGCGATCGGCTATGTGTTCCAGGAAGCCAGCCTGTTCCCGCACCTGTCGGTGCTGGCCAACCTGGAGTTCGGCCTCAAGCGCATCGCCAAGGCGCAGCGCAAGGTCGACATGGCACATGCCACTCAATTGCTCGGCATCGGCCATCTTCTCGACCGTCATCCGCAGCACCTGTCGGGCGGCGAGCGCCAGCGTGTCGGCATTGCCCGTGCCCTGCTGACCAGCCCGCAACTGCTGCTGATGGACGAACCCCTGGCGGCGCTGGATGCCAAGCGCAAGAGCGAAATCCTGCCGTACCTGCAACGCCTGCACGATGAACTCGACATCCCGGTGCTGTACGTCAGTCATTCGCGGGATGAAGTGGCGCGCCTGGCCGACCACATCGTCCTGCTCGGCGAAGGCAAGGCCGTGGCCAGCGGCCCCATCGTCGAAACCCTGGCACGCCTCGATCTGCCGCTGGCCCAGGGCGATGACGCCGGCGTGGTGATCGAGGGCCAGGTCAGCGCCTACGACGACGACTACCAGTTGCTGACCCTGCAATTGCCCGGCAGCACGCTGAGCATTCGCGTGGCCCACACGCCCATGGCCGTCGGCCAGGCGCTGCGTGGCAAGGTGCAGGCGCGGGACGTCAGCCTCAGCCTGCAAAGCGCCGAGCAAAGCAGCATCCTCAATCGCCTGCCGGTCACCGTGGTCAGCGAGACGCCCGCCGACAATGCCGCGCACGTGCTGATCCGCCTGGAGGCCGCCGGCACGCCGCTGCTGGCGCGGATCACCCGTTTCTCCCGGGATCAATTGCAGGTCCACCCCGGCCAGCAGCTCTGGGCACAGATCAAGGCGGTGGCGGTCCTGGCGTAA
- the modB gene encoding molybdate ABC transporter permease subunit: protein MSLSSADFSAIWLTLKLASLTTVILLIVGTPIALWLSRTRSWLRGPVGAIVALPLVLPPTVIGFYLLLALGPNGFVGQFTQSLGLGTLSFSFAGLVIGSVLYSMPFVVQPLQNAFSAIGTRPLEVAATLRANPWDVFFSVILPLARPGFITAAILGFAHTVGEFGVVLMIGGNIPDKTRVVSVQIYDHVEAMEYAQAHWLAGAMLVFSFAVLLALYSSRKTKAGWS from the coding sequence ATGTCCCTGTCGAGTGCCGATTTTTCCGCAATCTGGTTGACCCTGAAGCTTGCCTCATTGACCACGGTCATCCTGCTGATCGTCGGCACTCCGATTGCCCTGTGGTTGTCGCGCACCCGCTCCTGGTTGCGCGGCCCGGTCGGGGCGATCGTCGCCCTGCCCCTGGTGCTGCCACCCACGGTGATCGGTTTTTACCTGTTGCTGGCGCTGGGCCCCAACGGCTTTGTCGGCCAGTTCACCCAGTCCCTCGGGCTGGGCACCCTGAGTTTCAGTTTTGCAGGCCTGGTGATTGGCTCGGTGCTGTATTCGATGCCATTCGTGGTCCAGCCGCTGCAAAACGCCTTTTCCGCCATTGGCACCCGTCCGCTGGAAGTGGCCGCAACCTTGCGTGCCAACCCCTGGGACGTGTTCTTCAGCGTCATCCTGCCCCTGGCCCGACCGGGGTTCATCACCGCCGCGATTCTGGGCTTTGCCCACACCGTCGGCGAGTTCGGCGTGGTGCTGATGATCGGCGGCAACATCCCGGACAAGACCCGGGTGGTCTCGGTACAAATCTACGATCACGTCGAAGCCATGGAATATGCCCAGGCGCACTGGCTGGCCGGTGCCATGCTGGTGTTCTCGTTCGCCGTGTTGCTGGCGCTCTACTCCAGCCGTAAAACCAAAGCCGGCTGGAGCTGA